The Xenopus laevis strain J_2021 chromosome 4L, Xenopus_laevis_v10.1, whole genome shotgun sequence genomic sequence cagttgcaaaatatgaggatattagaagttacctcggagttccatgacctgtataaaaacactcggtcttgtgtttttatatggtcatgaaactcctcggtgacttataatatctttatattttacagtttagagggggtactttattcaatatataacaGCTCTTTCTATTTATGATACTTTCCTTAAATACTTAAATTAATGTGATCATCTTCTATAATCTTGAATTTAGTTTCAGTACAAATACCTGCTGGTGGAGCATACGGGTATCCCATAGGATTTGGAGGTGGTCCATATCCATTCATAGCAGGGGGTCCATATGGATAAGGGCCTGATGGTTGGGGTGGGGGTGTATATATTCCTGGAGCTGGAGGGTACCCGCCATGTGCATAGCCTCCTGGAGCAGGTGTGTATCCATATGCAGCATGAGGAACAGGAGGGGTTCTGGAAGCTTAATAAAAAGAAACTAATATTAGAGCTCAGCTCTCTTGATGCAATCATGGCTAATAAAGAAATACTAGCCCTTTTTACCCCCGAATGAATAACAAAAGAACCAACTTCAAATGCCGACCTTTTCTTGCTATTTGCTTGCATTACTTAGCAAAAAATAATGGCAACTCACAAACTTTGGCAAACAACCTTTTACTTTATTCGACATCAAAAACAAtgcacaaattattattatttcccagTGTAAATATTAACGTTCATTTTTAATTaacgatgcaccaaatccaggatttagttggggattcagccaaattctgcctttttcagcaggattccgatatGGCCGAAAACAAGTGCCTAGCCGGactaaatccaaaaaatcatgtgacttttcgtcacacaaacaaacaattttAACCATGCTTTTGCTGCGGTTCTCTTTCCTCCTTCTTtccctaattcacatatgcaaattatggttctgATTTAGTTCAGTAATCGGCCCAATCTTTCACAagggattcagtcgaatcctgaAATAGTGAATTCTGTGCATCTCTACTAAGTAGCTAATGCTAATGCAATAAAGTGTATCTTTGCTTTCAGcaggcaaaaaattattttcattcattgACTTTCAGTAATCACTGCTCAACAGCAGCACCGGGCACATACGCCTGTGCAAATCTTTGCCCGCCTATGCATAACGCATGCAGAGAAAAATAAGTTAGGCCAATTATTTTCCACATTGGAATGATTAGTTCCCTCACCGGAATGATTAATTCTGGCACAAAAATCTTTGTTAAATAATtcttaaatggtaaaaaaaaaagatcagtatCTTCATACAAGCAGTACACATCCGTACTGTTTAATCCATTCCACAGGCACAGTTAcagaatgttaaaaaaagaaaaaaaacataccacAAGTTGCCATTTTGAACATGATTTGTCCAAATTCAATAGCACCTCCACTATTAAATGTAAGTTTAAAAGAGGCTTGACCCTCCCAGCCACCTGTGAATGACAAAGATAAAATTGGTTGGCAGTTTATGTACATACCTTGAGGGAAAGTTATTTCAATTACATAAGAATAAGTGAAAGGAACAGTGTTGGTTCAGTTTctaaatctttataaaaaaaaaaaaaaaagaaaaatatagaatACAGTGCCTTTACCCCACCACAGCCCAAGCTCTCCAAGTGTGGTAGGCTTTGGTCTCTTTAGACAAGCAGTCCATCTACTACTGCCACAGACAGGGACATATAATTAAAGAACACTATACTGGCCTGGAGAGGGGAGTATAGGCTGTTGTAATCATCAATATCaggtaaaaataaagtttttcccCAATTTGCTATGGCTGACTAATTGAGCTGGCCTCGTGATACTCAAAATATCATTGAGACAAGAGCACAGCCCCAAtacttgccaaaaaaaaaatgtgaagcaCACAGCAGGCTGCATTGAATTAATATCTTCTAAACAAAACAGCAAAGAAATTGATTCCTAGATGAAGCTACTGACAAGTGAAAAGATAGGTGAAACAAAAATGGGGGGGGGACACACACCTCCAGGTTCAGCACTGATGGTTCCCTTGATGTAGTTGGCAGAGAACACTGGCTGTTCTATGGAGCATCCTTTCATCATGTAGAATGGCATATTAAAGGACATCATGGGATCCTTCCCCTTGTTTAGGAAGATCACCTGCACAGAATGCAATTCATAAAAAGActtttgaaaaatttggggttttcttcACTGTggaaaattaacagaaaatacgCTGTAAAGTGTTAAAGGAAACCAAATGGATAACTGTACATTATCAGTAGCATAAGACCTTACAGagtacacatttaaaaaaagtaatgaataCGCCAGGAAATGTTACATTCTCCTCttctatataaagaaaaaaaaacttaaattataaGCTTTGCCTTCTAAATACTCTTAATGCATTTACTGCTTGCTGGGTTAAGTAAGAAGACTTTTTGTCTCTCTGGAGAGCGAGTAATGTTACTGAAAGTAGATCGGATTTCTGAGGATGGAAAATCAAGTTAGATAATATGACTTTGTTGCATGTGATTCAGAAAATACAGGAATTCCTGGTGCCCTTATTTAGaatgtattaaaaagaaaaaacaactatTTGGCAGCAAGTACACCTCACCTCTTTTTACTCTTTATTTTTAAGAGTTCCACAGCACTGCCAAGTAAAGATACCAGTATAGGAACACAGTTTGTTTCTATTGTTTGTTTATTGTATATTtgggccctctgctattcatctttcatttagcattttgttttgcTGCACAGTTGATACATTATTTCAGCTTCTTCAACAACCATAGAAGTACAAATGCTGCAGAACATATTTACCCCAAGTCAAGCTGGGGTAAACTTTTTAATATATGGGTACCGAAATCTCCAAATCATATtgatgtgccaaaaaaaaaatctggttttgattttagccaaatatatatatttttttacatctctGTATAAGACCactaaagaaaacaatattttggcaaggttgccaaacaagtggatgaTTTCCCAATATTCCCACCTTGAGTTGAgggatatcaggctgatctgatctttTGGATCTAAGGACGATCATAACAATGGCAAATGTAGGCTGTCAGGGTAAGAACCATATCAACAAGCCAATGTGGTTCTGTCcctgacaggatttttaaaccagcCTGATTTCTATCCAGACATCAGTTGGGCCCAATATAcaggtcaataagctgccaactcggtctggaACTACTGTGTTGGCAGCTTttcttggcccatgtatgggtaacttagactgtaagctcctctggggcagggactgatgtgaatcaaAAACAATCTCTTCAGAGCATTGAGCAAATGTTCAATACATGCATATTAGGTTTCAGAATTACTTTAACACTCTTGGCAAGGCGTAATCAAGCCATGAACAGAAAACTTTAGACTATTTTAGTCAATGTTTACCCTGAgtccaatagtttttttaataattatgtaaTAGATTTTTTACATTTGCTCCCTTTCTCCTTCCTCTCTACAATCTACAGGTTACAAGCAAGGACATATAAGAAGCTCAGTTTAGCCCCTCCTCTCAGTGTTCCTTGTGACTATAGTACAACAGATAAGGAATCAATTATACCTGAGAATTAACAATGAACAAGAGTAATGGCTAAAGATTCTGACCAATTTTAATGAtcattagtgtgtgtgtgtgtgtgagggagggGGGGAGTATTTGCAGGGAGAGGGTTGCCCCTAACAATCATACCAGAGTATCAAAGTGTACTGTAATGTATTGTTTACTTATATACCACAAGGTGTAAACACGAAAAGGTGTAGCATTGATACAAATTAgacagtgaaaataaaaacttaaaggggttgttcaccttcaaacacttcgctgttttcagatagttcaccagaaataacaaccttttaccaattactttctatttgtaatgtgtttttctaatattgaagtgtaaagtgtaattttccaGAGTAGCTCTGGAAGAGGAGGGTGGGCGAtcatgtaaactgttctaaattgatacatttcttatttttgtccctggaaagtaatagaaaaaagtctttatttctgggaacaatctgaaaacaattgaactgaaaaaagtgcttggaaggtgaacaaaccctttaagtggTAGGCATTTCAAATAAAGGTTGGATGAGGCccttgccctgtagagcttacaatctattaggaTTGGTTTGACTGCAACACAGTTAACTGGGTAGAGAAAAATGTTGTGGAGATATCGTACTGAGGCTGTCAGGGTTGGGACAAATAAGTCCTGTAAGCAAACAAAACATGGAATGTTGACTAGGCAAGTCAAACATGTTAATGTGGAAAAGGAacaagtacccaaaaaaaaaccccactgaaACAAGAGCTTATTATAAGTCAGCCTTTTAAATCTTGTACATATTCAATTCAGCTGGTTACAGATATTGGCTAAAGTGAATTTCATGCAAAGTGGTTTCTTCAAACACTtatttatcatccccctaccaTCCCATGATTGCGTTAACAGGGATGCAATCTGCACTCTCATTTTGGTCTGAAACTGCTCAAGAGTGTATTTTTGTGCCAAAGTCTGCTGTGTATATGTGCAGTGGCATGTAGTCTGCATTACTGTCACCAAACAGGGTGGTCTGGGGCTGAACAAGTAGTGTCTACACCTGGGGAAAAACAACTCCAAGTGACATTAAACTAAGATGACAGCTTATGAATCCACGTTCGAGCTTAAAACAAGGGTCTTCCTGGCTGATACCTAATTTGATATCCAAAAAAAGGTAGTCAAACAAGGACAGCAATCCTCTCCAAAAGAGTTTGcacagagtagtcaaacaggcacAGATCCACTCATTTCATGACCTTGCCAAACCAGAGGCTATACCTGTGTATGGGCAGTTGTATTTAGTAAATCAGCACAACAGTTTGTGATTCTCTACAATAACCATTGACAGTAACGTACCCTGTAAGCGGTGAGAAATAGCGATCCTTTCTTTGTGCCTCTGAATGCTTCTGATTTGTGAGACATATCGCTGAAGGACAGTTCCACATCTTTACACTGTCTGAGAATACTGGAAAAGAAAATGCACGCATATGATCAGTGGTCGTGTGACAGATAGGAGTTCATCCACTTCACAGAGATGGAGCTTTTACTGGGATTTCACAAGCAACCACTGTTAACAGACAAATACTCCCCTCCCAATGTGACTCAGTAATCCTGTTATTTCACAGGCTTTTCATGTTGCCCCACCCACCAGCCCCGAGTCACAGCTCTGATGCCCAGCACAAACTGAATGGATCAATGTTGTGTGAGAAGGAAATCCAGACATATAGTACAGCAACTGTTCTACGTGGATCTACCTACAGGCTACATTTACCTTTAGTCGTCATCTAATAACAGTTTTACAGCTGTCAATTGAGTACATTTAACAGGTAATTAAGGGAAATCCTGAAAGCTCTGCCTTCTAATTGAACGTAAACAATAATACTATGTTTATGTAGAAAAGCTATCCCTAGACATAATTAAAGGATACTGTGTCTTTCTTTCCATTAACTTAGCACTCGTAAGCCCTAAAATTACATATTATTGACACAGATAATATCCTCTCGTATTCCTAGATGCACGCCACTTACTTCCCTCTATAAGCTTTTATTTAGCTTATTTCTACTCCACAGTCACCACCCTTCATCATTTTAGGGTCCCCTTAAACTTTaggaaaacaacatttttcaaaaacatgtaGTGAAACTGCTAAACAGGGAGTACTAGGCCCATATAACTCGTGCCATgcccagcagttgcagggtttGCTtctatacttaaaggaaaagtaaaaacaataaatgaaagtgttttaaaggaataacaatataacatactgttgtcctgcatcggtaaaactggtgtatttgcttcagaatctctacaatactttatttaaacaagctgctgtgtagccaaggggacagccatttaaagctgaaaaagaagaaaaggcacatgatacacagcagataacagacaagctCTGTAGTATGCAAAGGGATTCTCCagaacttatcggttatctactctgtatcctgtgcttgaatggctgcccccatggctacacagcagcttgtttgtataaactatagtagtgtttctgaagcaaacacaccagtttaactagtgcagggcaacagtacattattttgtcattcatttaaaacaatttcatttttggtgttaaggTTCCTTTAAGCCAGTGTATAAAGCTGGTGATACAcgggcagtagtgatgtgcgagtcgggccaacctcgcaccccATTTTTCCCCAAATGCCGGCTTCCCAGTTAAACTTTTATGGACGGGCattccgccccttttgtgacatcattggagggtctataaaaggaacctggaagtcgggctcGAGCAGGTGGGcacatcactaacaggcagcTTAACCTGTCGATTAGGCCActtcagactgagttggcagcttatctacCTGTGTATGGCCCTTTCAGAAGGCATAGccaatcagccagatatctattaAAGAGACTTAAAAATCCAATCAGAATGAGGACCACATAGGCTCGTTAATGCGGCCCCTTTCCCAATGGCCTACATTGGAATGTTGCAAATCAGTCTATATATTGTGCAAATTAAAAACTTGTATTAATTATTCAAATGTAGTTCCATTTAGCAGACTCCAGTCACAATGGCAGTAGATATGACTCCTCAGGCAACATCTTGCAACCATCAAAAGTTCATATGGATGTGGGCTCCCAAGCAACCATGTTCCTTCTGTGTTCCTGTACATGTCACTCAGCACTCCCCCAATTAGAGGGTTAAATTCCAGAAAAGGGGGGCAGAATGATAATGTCAGGGAAAGGCATGACAGCGAGTCCATGACATCAGGGATGACAACATAACATTAATGGCAGCACAATGACATAGCAAGGTGGCAATTAGGCAGATTTTTGGTTTCCCAACACTGAAACTGGATAGGCTGTTTAGAACCTGAGACTGCCTTGAAACACCAGCTGATTCAAAACCAGAAAAGCGTAAAGTCTACCCCCAACTGCCctcagcctcatgcttttatatggtcatataatTCTTCAGAGGcagataatatccttataatacaaaaatccatgaatatcctgtaaattatatccttataaacagtgagttctgatgtcatcagttataaacggtgagttgtgatgtcatttctgtcacaggactcactgaaacttgtgtattataataaataaagtaccccctcttgtaaattataaggatattagaagatacctcggagttccatgacctgtataaaaacactcgg encodes the following:
- the wbp2nl.L gene encoding WBP2 N-terminal like L homeolog (The RefSeq protein has 1 substitution compared to this genomic sequence); the encoded protein is MSLNKDHSQGAGIIVSNGESILRQCKDVELSFSDMSHKSEAFRGTKKGSLFLTAYRVIFLNKGKDPMMSFNMPFYMMKGCSIEQPVFSANYIKGTISAEPGGGWEGQASFKITFNSGGAIEFGQIMFKMATCASRTPPVPHAAYGYTPAPGGYAHGGYPPAPGIYTPPPQPSGPYPYGPPAMNGYGPPPNPMGYPYAPPAGPGMYPPPPEMNPIYMAPPPPYPGPPYNGTPYNGTPAPSAPTGCMNAGMPGGSKAAEAASSAYYNPADPHNVYMPMDRPPPYAPNDDKKNN